A stretch of the Kroppenstedtia eburnea genome encodes the following:
- a CDS encoding HAD family hydrolase, with the protein MLKVLCFDLDGTLLPMDTEIFIGSYMKELAPYMEEILPQDKLIPLIWDATQTMIGDQDGSRTNEEVFTERFLSRSGLKKEEVWPTFDKFYSEHFPTLKQYVQPSPRSRQVVETALDRGYRVAVATNPVFPKEAIRERMRWAQVEDLVEWVSVYEETHFCKPNPGYYREVAAAMGVSPEECAMIGNDVQEDLVAGTVGMKTYLVTDCLIDRGEPAYRPDQKGTMEELLAEIRERKGIFAS; encoded by the coding sequence ATGCTGAAGGTATTGTGTTTCGATTTGGACGGAACCCTGTTGCCGATGGATACAGAGATTTTTATCGGATCTTACATGAAAGAGCTGGCTCCTTATATGGAAGAAATTCTGCCGCAGGACAAGCTGATCCCGCTGATCTGGGATGCGACCCAAACCATGATTGGCGATCAAGACGGCAGCCGTACCAATGAAGAGGTGTTCACAGAACGGTTTCTGTCCCGGTCCGGCCTGAAAAAAGAAGAGGTCTGGCCGACCTTTGACAAGTTTTACAGTGAGCATTTTCCGACATTGAAGCAATATGTTCAACCCTCGCCAAGGTCCCGACAGGTGGTGGAGACCGCCTTGGATCGTGGTTACCGGGTTGCCGTCGCCACCAACCCCGTTTTTCCAAAGGAAGCGATCCGGGAACGGATGCGCTGGGCCCAAGTGGAGGATCTGGTGGAGTGGGTGTCGGTTTACGAAGAGACTCATTTTTGCAAACCGAATCCCGGGTATTACCGGGAGGTGGCGGCGGCCATGGGGGTCTCCCCCGAAGAGTGTGCCATGATCGGCAACGATGTCCAGGAGGACTTGGTGGCAGGGACGGTCGGCATGAAAACATATCTGGTCACGGATTGTCTGATCGACCGCGGAGAACCGGCTTATCGGCCGGACCAAAAAGGTACGATGGAGGAACTGCTGGCCGAGATCCGGGAAAGGAAGGGGATCTTTGCCTCCTGA
- a CDS encoding amidase domain-containing protein, with amino-acid sequence MDEKRKDRKRRSKAKVIWISGITATALVVGSLAYAGAFESDKKPTADKPSATEQTQVAADDLTTEELADMPDKELVDNVSYYNEISASKEQIVQQNQKAIYIVKQKTGNPSIKPNLDDKKFRDHVKAAATNLDQLTPQEKQEVTKLVKDVGKYENKVNNKRIRELTEKAKTKGLTKDERMELINLQPIKNPGSVLKPDKGIEEPEKQQPPKDQPSKEQPPAEQPGDKPGKEQPPAEQPGDKPGKEQPPAEQPGDKPGKEQPPAEQPGDKPGKEQPPAEQPGDKPGKEQPPAEQPGDESDQEQPPAEQPGEQPGKEQPPAEQPKDDQNKLETEKNGYNRKKAVDYAYKWWNKRNNAEYGYYSRVNGGCAACWYDCTNFVSQVIKTGGIKEKVGRYDWYDYWFYNDKQPGLSWAVAHSFYKHMDEVRKPQKADYVSQLKAGDIISVDFEGDGSIDHSVVVTKIKNGRIYATYHTSDNKDKDVTDWLTEYKVYAFKMETVKN; translated from the coding sequence TTGGACGAAAAACGAAAAGATCGCAAGCGGAGATCGAAGGCGAAAGTCATCTGGATCTCCGGAATCACGGCAACAGCTCTTGTAGTAGGCTCTCTGGCCTACGCCGGCGCTTTTGAATCCGACAAAAAGCCAACCGCGGACAAGCCCTCCGCCACCGAGCAAACCCAAGTCGCCGCCGATGACCTCACGACGGAAGAATTGGCGGACATGCCCGATAAGGAACTGGTGGACAACGTTTCCTATTACAACGAAATTTCCGCCTCCAAGGAACAGATCGTCCAACAGAACCAAAAAGCCATCTACATCGTCAAGCAAAAGACTGGCAATCCATCGATCAAGCCCAACTTGGATGACAAAAAATTCCGGGATCATGTCAAAGCTGCCGCGACCAATCTGGACCAATTGACTCCGCAAGAGAAACAAGAGGTCACCAAGTTAGTCAAAGACGTGGGCAAGTACGAAAACAAGGTGAACAACAAACGGATCCGTGAGTTGACCGAGAAGGCGAAGACCAAAGGTCTTACCAAAGATGAACGGATGGAACTCATCAACCTGCAACCGATCAAAAACCCGGGTTCTGTACTGAAACCGGATAAAGGGATAGAAGAACCGGAAAAACAGCAACCTCCAAAAGATCAGCCCAGTAAGGAACAACCTCCGGCGGAACAACCCGGAGACAAACCCGGTAAGGAACAGCCTCCGGCGGAACAGCCCGGAGATAAACCCGGTAAGGAACAGCCTCCGGCGGAACAGCCCGGAGACAAACCCGGTAAGGAACAGCCTCCGGCGGAACAGCCCGGAGACAAACCCGGTAAGGAACAGCCTCCGGCGGAACAGCCCGGAGACAAACCCGGTAAGGAACAACCTCCGGCGGAGCAGCCCGGGGATGAATCCGATCAGGAACAACCCCCTGCGGAACAGCCCGGAGAGCAACCTGGTAAGGAACAACCCCCGGCGGAACAACCCAAAGACGACCAAAACAAGCTGGAAACAGAAAAGAACGGATACAATCGAAAAAAAGCGGTGGATTACGCCTATAAATGGTGGAACAAACGTAACAATGCAGAGTATGGATACTACAGCAGGGTCAATGGCGGCTGTGCTGCCTGTTGGTATGACTGCACCAACTTCGTCTCCCAGGTGATCAAAACGGGAGGCATCAAAGAAAAAGTCGGACGATACGATTGGTACGATTACTGGTTCTACAATGACAAACAACCGGGCCTGTCCTGGGCGGTGGCACACAGCTTCTATAAACACATGGATGAAGTTCGCAAGCCCCAAAAAGCTGATTACGTCTCCCAGTTGAAAGCGGGCGACATCATCAGTGTGGACTTTGAAGGGGACGGCAGTATCGATCACAGCGTCGTCGTCACCAAAATTAAAAACGGCAGAATCTATGCCACTTACCACACCAGCGACAACAAGGATAAGGACGTCACGGATTGGTTGACGGAATATAAAGTTTATGCCTTTAAAATGGAGACTGTGAAAAACTGA
- a CDS encoding sugar phosphate isomerase/epimerase family protein, protein MKYGVYFAYWEDSWDVDFEKYVRKVKKLGLDILEVAALGLVNLPEQKLERLKQLAEQHDIILTAGIGLPKEYDVSSTDKTVRRNGITFVKKVMDAMHQAGIHRIGGTVYSYWPVDYSGPFDKPAARKHSIESVRELAEYARQYNITLLIETLNRFEQFLLNDAEEAVAYVKEVNKPNVKVMLDTFHMNIEEDHIADAIRYTGDHLGQLHIGEANRKVPGKGSMPWTEIGQALKDIRYDGYVVMEPFVKTGGQVGRDIKLWRDLSGNATEEQLDRELAESLEFVKAAFGE, encoded by the coding sequence ATGAAATACGGTGTCTATTTCGCTTACTGGGAAGACTCGTGGGATGTGGATTTCGAGAAATACGTGCGGAAAGTGAAAAAGTTGGGCCTCGACATCCTCGAAGTGGCGGCATTGGGTCTCGTCAACCTTCCGGAGCAGAAACTGGAGCGGCTGAAGCAACTCGCCGAACAGCACGATATCATCCTGACGGCCGGGATCGGCCTGCCGAAGGAATACGATGTCTCGTCAACTGACAAAACGGTGCGCCGGAACGGCATCACCTTCGTGAAGAAAGTGATGGACGCGATGCATCAGGCCGGCATCCACCGGATCGGCGGCACGGTCTACTCGTATTGGCCGGTTGACTACAGCGGTCCCTTCGACAAGCCGGCCGCAAGGAAGCACAGCATCGAAAGCGTCAGAGAGCTGGCGGAGTACGCACGGCAGTACAACATCACACTCCTCATCGAAACGCTCAACCGGTTTGAGCAGTTTCTCCTGAACGACGCGGAGGAAGCAGTCGCCTACGTGAAGGAAGTAAACAAGCCGAATGTGAAAGTCATGCTCGACACATTCCACATGAACATCGAGGAAGACCACATTGCCGACGCCATCCGCTATACCGGTGACCACCTCGGCCAACTGCACATCGGCGAAGCGAACCGGAAAGTCCCGGGCAAGGGTTCGATGCCTTGGACAGAAATCGGACAGGCGCTGAAAGACATCCGCTACGATGGCTACGTCGTCATGGAACCCTTCGTCAAAACCGGCGGACAGGTCGGCCGGGACATCAAGCTCTGGCGCGATCTGTCGGGAAATGCGACGGAGGAACAGTTGGACCGGGAGCTGGCAGAGTCGCTGGAATTTGTGAAAGCGGCGTTTGGGGAGTAG
- the yhbH gene encoding sporulation protein YhbH, with protein MSNPNFVVSREDWSLHRKGYQDQMRHQEKVKDAIKRNLSDLVSEESIILSDGKKLVKIPIRSMEEYRFRYNYNKGKHVGQGDGKSQVGDVLGREPAKAGPGKGSGAGDAPGQDVYEAEISVEELEEILFSEMELPRLQQKEEDEIQVEEIRFNDIRKKGLMGNIDKKRTLLEALKRNAINGKRGFGRISEDDLRFKTWEEVVLPHSNAVVLAMMDTSGSMGIFEKYIARSFFFWMTRFLRTKYEKVEIVFIAHHTEAKEVSEDQFFNKGESGGTICSSAYRKALQIIDERYPPSRYNIYPFHFSDGDNLTSDNERCLKLVDELMKRSNLFGYGEVNQYNRHSTLMTAYRHIRDPKFMHYVIREKGQVYDALKHFFEKKEEEAG; from the coding sequence ATGTCGAACCCCAATTTCGTCGTTTCCAGGGAGGACTGGTCACTGCACCGCAAAGGTTACCAGGATCAGATGCGCCATCAGGAAAAAGTGAAGGATGCCATCAAAAGAAATCTGTCAGACCTGGTCAGTGAGGAAAGTATCATTCTCTCCGACGGCAAAAAACTGGTGAAAATCCCGATCCGATCCATGGAGGAGTACCGTTTTCGCTACAATTACAACAAGGGGAAGCATGTCGGTCAGGGAGACGGAAAATCCCAGGTGGGGGATGTGCTCGGACGGGAACCCGCCAAAGCCGGACCCGGCAAAGGCAGTGGAGCGGGGGATGCACCGGGCCAGGATGTATATGAGGCGGAAATCTCCGTGGAAGAGTTGGAGGAGATCCTCTTTTCTGAGATGGAGTTACCCCGGCTGCAACAGAAAGAAGAGGATGAGATCCAGGTCGAGGAGATCCGTTTCAATGATATCCGCAAAAAAGGGTTGATGGGCAACATCGATAAGAAGCGCACCCTGCTGGAAGCTCTGAAACGGAACGCTATCAATGGAAAACGCGGCTTCGGCCGGATCTCGGAAGACGACTTGCGGTTCAAGACGTGGGAAGAGGTCGTCCTCCCTCATTCCAATGCGGTCGTACTAGCCATGATGGACACGAGCGGTTCCATGGGCATCTTTGAAAAATATATCGCCCGCAGTTTCTTCTTCTGGATGACCCGTTTCCTTCGCACCAAATACGAAAAGGTGGAGATCGTCTTTATCGCCCATCACACCGAAGCCAAAGAAGTATCCGAAGATCAATTTTTCAACAAAGGGGAGTCCGGCGGCACCATCTGCTCCTCCGCCTACCGCAAAGCTCTCCAAATCATCGATGAGCGCTATCCGCCCAGCCGCTACAACATCTATCCCTTCCACTTCTCCGATGGCGACAATCTCACCTCGGACAACGAACGCTGTCTCAAACTGGTCGATGAACTGATGAAGCGCTCCAATCTCTTCGGATACGGCGAGGTAAATCAATACAATCGCCACAGTACCCTGATGACCGCCTACCGCCATATCCGGGATCCGAAGTTCATGCATTACGTCATCCGGGAGAAGGGGCAAGTCTACGACGCCCTGAAGCACTTTTTTGAGAAGAAAGAGGAAGAGGCGGGGTGA
- a CDS encoding GntR family transcriptional regulator, which yields MDKLDKYVPIPLYFQLKEIILKKIRDGTYQVEDAIPTEKELSEMYNISRTTVRQAITELVQEGWLYRVKSKGTFVRTPKIAQSFIQALGSFNDQIRALGMNPSTEVLDFKVMDAPEPVAEQLKLQQEDKVIYIHRRRFADNEPIVMVKTFLPYEKCSFVLDHDLVKGSLYPVLGTKSETSISKIRRFIEAVEADDYDVENLNVAPGSAIQKFLSIGYNVNDEPIEYSVARYRGDKNRFEIVITAK from the coding sequence ATGGACAAATTAGACAAATACGTCCCGATTCCGCTTTATTTCCAGTTGAAGGAAATCATCTTGAAGAAGATACGGGACGGTACCTATCAAGTGGAGGACGCCATCCCGACGGAAAAGGAACTGAGCGAGATGTACAATATCAGCCGGACGACCGTCCGTCAGGCGATCACCGAGCTCGTTCAGGAGGGCTGGTTGTACCGGGTGAAGAGCAAGGGGACGTTCGTCCGGACCCCAAAAATCGCGCAGAGCTTCATTCAGGCACTTGGCTCGTTTAACGACCAGATCCGGGCTCTGGGCATGAACCCGTCGACGGAGGTGCTCGACTTCAAAGTGATGGATGCACCCGAGCCGGTGGCGGAGCAGCTGAAACTGCAGCAGGAGGACAAGGTGATCTATATCCACCGTCGCCGATTCGCGGACAACGAGCCGATTGTCATGGTGAAGACGTTCCTGCCGTATGAGAAGTGCAGCTTCGTTTTGGACCATGACCTCGTCAAAGGCTCACTCTACCCGGTATTGGGCACAAAAAGCGAGACGTCCATCAGCAAAATCCGTCGTTTTATCGAGGCGGTCGAAGCGGACGACTATGATGTGGAAAACCTGAACGTGGCGCCAGGGAGCGCCATCCAGAAGTTCCTGTCGATCGGTTACAACGTCAACGATGAGCCGATTGAATACTCGGTTGCCCGCTACCGCGGGGACAAGAATCGCTTTGAAATTGTCATCACCGCCAAATAA
- a CDS encoding PrkA family serine protein kinase, whose amino-acid sequence MDILKRIAEQRQREEKLAWEGSFAEYLEMVRQRPELAQTSHSRVYHMIADAGVEKDENGNKNYLFFSRELFGLDRAIERLVEEYFHSAARRLDVRKRILLLMGPVSGGKSTIVTMLKRGLEQYSRTDAGAVYAIKGCPMQEEPLHLIPVSMRPGAEKELGVRIEGNLCPSCRLRVKEEYGGRIEDVPVERVLLSEDERIGIGTFSPSDPKSQDIADLTGSIDFATITEYGSESDPRAYRFDGELNKANRGLMEFQEMLKCDEKFLWNLLSLTQEGNFKAGRFALISADELIVAHTNEAEYKAFISNKKNEALQSRIIVMPIPYNLQVSEEEKIYNKLIRQSDLDHVHIAPHALHAAAIFSILTRLKESKKQGMDLVKKMRLYDGKSVDGYKEADLEELQNEHLNEGMSGIDPRYVINRISSALIRTDSDCMNALDILRAIKDGLDQHPSITKEERERYLNFISIARREYDELAKKEVQKAFVYSYEESAKTLMDNYLDNVEAFCNWTKIKDPLTGEELEPDEKLMRSIEEQIGISENAKKAFREEILIRISAYARKGKKFDYNSHDRLREAIQKKLFADLKDVVKITTSTKTPDENQLKKINEVTATLIDEYGYCPTCANDLLKYVGSLLNR is encoded by the coding sequence ATGGACATCCTGAAACGCATCGCAGAGCAGCGGCAAAGAGAAGAGAAGCTGGCGTGGGAAGGGTCGTTCGCGGAGTATTTGGAGATGGTTCGACAACGGCCGGAGCTGGCCCAAACATCCCACTCCAGGGTTTACCATATGATTGCAGATGCCGGAGTGGAGAAGGATGAGAACGGAAACAAAAATTACTTGTTTTTCAGCCGGGAACTGTTCGGGCTGGATCGGGCCATTGAACGTCTGGTGGAGGAATATTTCCATTCGGCGGCACGGCGGCTGGACGTGCGCAAGCGAATCTTGCTCCTGATGGGACCGGTCTCCGGAGGAAAATCGACCATTGTCACCATGCTGAAACGGGGACTGGAGCAGTATTCCCGCACCGATGCCGGAGCGGTTTATGCCATCAAGGGTTGTCCGATGCAGGAAGAGCCGCTTCATCTCATCCCGGTGTCGATGCGTCCGGGGGCGGAGAAGGAGTTGGGTGTGCGGATTGAAGGAAATCTGTGTCCTTCCTGCCGCCTTCGTGTAAAGGAAGAATACGGGGGGCGGATCGAAGATGTGCCGGTGGAACGGGTGCTCCTGTCGGAGGACGAACGGATTGGGATCGGCACTTTCAGCCCTTCAGACCCCAAATCCCAGGACATCGCCGACCTGACGGGAAGTATTGACTTTGCCACCATCACCGAATATGGATCGGAGTCCGATCCGAGAGCGTACCGCTTTGACGGGGAGTTGAATAAAGCCAACCGGGGACTGATGGAGTTCCAGGAGATGCTGAAGTGTGATGAGAAATTCCTGTGGAATCTGCTCTCCCTCACCCAGGAGGGGAATTTCAAGGCGGGCCGGTTCGCCCTCATTTCCGCGGATGAGTTGATCGTGGCCCACACGAACGAAGCGGAATACAAAGCTTTCATCTCCAATAAGAAGAATGAAGCACTTCAATCCCGGATCATCGTGATGCCGATCCCTTACAACCTGCAGGTTTCCGAAGAGGAGAAGATCTACAACAAGCTGATCCGCCAGAGTGATCTCGATCACGTGCATATCGCTCCTCATGCCCTTCATGCCGCCGCCATCTTCAGCATCCTGACCCGGTTGAAGGAATCCAAAAAGCAGGGGATGGATCTGGTCAAAAAAATGCGTCTGTATGACGGCAAGTCGGTGGACGGATATAAGGAAGCCGATCTGGAGGAACTGCAAAACGAGCACTTGAACGAGGGAATGTCCGGGATCGACCCCCGGTATGTGATCAACCGCATCTCCAGCGCTCTGATCCGCACCGACTCCGATTGCATGAATGCATTGGACATTCTGCGGGCAATCAAGGATGGTCTCGACCAACATCCTTCCATTACCAAGGAAGAACGGGAACGTTATCTGAATTTTATATCTATTGCCAGAAGAGAATACGATGAGCTGGCCAAGAAGGAAGTGCAGAAGGCTTTTGTCTATTCATACGAAGAATCGGCCAAAACCCTGATGGATAATTACCTGGATAATGTGGAGGCTTTCTGCAACTGGACCAAGATCAAGGATCCCCTGACCGGGGAGGAACTGGAACCTGACGAGAAACTGATGCGCTCGATTGAGGAACAGATCGGTATTTCCGAAAATGCGAAGAAAGCCTTTCGGGAAGAGATTCTGATCCGAATCTCCGCCTACGCCCGCAAAGGGAAAAAATTCGACTATAACAGCCATGACCGGCTGCGGGAAGCGATTCAGAAAAAATTGTTTGCCGATCTGAAAGATGTGGTTAAGATCACCACATCCACTAAAACCCCCGATGAGAATCAATTGAAGAAGATCAATGAGGTGACTGCCACCCTGATCGACGAGTACGGATATTGCCCCACCTGTGCCAACGACTTGCTCAAATATGTGGGCAGCCTGTTGAACCGCTGA
- a CDS encoding ATP-binding cassette domain-containing protein — translation MREVWNVRGTNIGTKLKIEGLKKSLGGRPVLKNVNLRISPGDFVAIVGRSGCGKSTLLRLIAGLEIPTGGKVVQDGAPVRGLNPLVRVMFQDPRLLPWKNVVDNVALGVAGSDGEKRKWASEVLREVGLAEYGAEWPAVLSGGQRQRVALARGLVSRPRLLLLDEPLGALDALTRIEMQRLIERLWREQGFTALLVTHDVEEAVAVADRVILLEQGRIGLDLTINLPRPRQRSNAKYATLVETILNRVMAISTTPVQQNVL, via the coding sequence ATGAGGGAGGTTTGGAACGTGAGAGGAACCAACATTGGCACAAAGCTGAAAATTGAAGGATTGAAAAAAAGCCTTGGTGGCCGGCCCGTTTTGAAAAATGTGAATCTCAGGATTTCACCCGGGGATTTCGTGGCGATTGTCGGTCGTTCCGGTTGTGGAAAAAGCACGTTACTTCGGCTGATTGCCGGATTGGAGATTCCCACCGGAGGTAAGGTCGTTCAAGATGGGGCACCGGTCCGGGGGTTGAATCCTTTGGTCCGGGTCATGTTTCAAGATCCACGCCTTCTTCCCTGGAAGAATGTCGTCGACAATGTGGCTCTCGGTGTCGCGGGAAGCGATGGGGAGAAGAGAAAGTGGGCATCTGAAGTTCTTCGGGAAGTCGGGCTGGCGGAATATGGAGCGGAATGGCCAGCGGTTTTGTCCGGTGGGCAGCGCCAACGGGTTGCACTGGCCAGGGGACTGGTGAGCCGGCCACGTCTGCTTCTGTTGGATGAACCTTTGGGAGCGCTGGATGCTTTGACACGCATTGAGATGCAGCGGTTGATTGAAAGATTGTGGAGGGAGCAAGGGTTTACAGCCCTTTTGGTCACTCATGATGTAGAGGAAGCGGTGGCAGTTGCGGACCGGGTGATTTTGCTTGAACAGGGAAGGATCGGACTGGATTTGACCATTAACCTCCCACGTCCTCGGCAGCGAAGCAATGCTAAATATGCGACCCTGGTCGAAACCATCCTGAACCGGGTCATGGCGATCTCTACGACCCCTGTTCAGCAGAATGTCTTATAA